The following proteins are encoded in a genomic region of Galbibacter sp. BG1:
- a CDS encoding ribose-phosphate pyrophosphokinase produces the protein MSYSVPDPKIFACTQSQVLGEKIAKAFGAELGRVAFTRYSDGEFQPSFEESVRGTRVFIIGSTNPSSENLMEMLLMLDAAKRASARHITAVMPYFGWARQDRKDKPRVPIGAKLVAKLLESAGATRIITMDLHADQIQGFFEKPVDHLFASTIFLPYLKDLKLENLTMASPDMGGSKRAYAYSKFLSSDVVICYKQRKKANVIDHMELIGEVSGKNVVLVDDMVDTAGTLTKAADLMMEKGALSVRAICTHALLSGNAYERIEKSRLTELIVTDSIPPKQESEKVRVLSCADLFADVMHRVHHNTSISSKFLM, from the coding sequence ATGTCATATTCGGTGCCAGATCCAAAGATTTTTGCATGTACGCAAAGTCAAGTTTTAGGAGAGAAAATTGCTAAAGCGTTTGGTGCAGAATTGGGCAGGGTTGCGTTTACTAGGTATAGCGACGGTGAGTTTCAACCGTCTTTTGAAGAGTCCGTTCGTGGAACAAGGGTTTTTATTATTGGTTCTACCAATCCAAGTTCAGAGAATTTAATGGAGATGTTGTTAATGTTGGATGCTGCCAAAAGAGCATCGGCTAGACACATTACGGCTGTTATGCCATATTTTGGTTGGGCCAGGCAAGATAGAAAAGATAAACCTAGAGTTCCAATTGGAGCAAAGCTGGTTGCTAAACTATTGGAGTCTGCAGGTGCAACGAGAATTATCACCATGGATCTCCACGCCGACCAAATTCAAGGGTTCTTCGAGAAACCAGTAGATCATTTATTTGCGTCTACTATTTTCTTACCTTATTTAAAGGATTTGAAACTGGAGAATTTAACTATGGCCTCCCCAGATATGGGAGGGTCTAAAAGAGCTTATGCTTATTCCAAGTTTTTAAGTTCAGATGTGGTTATTTGTTACAAGCAGCGAAAGAAAGCCAATGTAATAGACCATATGGAACTTATTGGGGAGGTGAGCGGAAAAAATGTGGTATTGGTAGACGATATGGTAGATACCGCGGGTACCTTAACCAAAGCTGCCGATCTTATGATGGAGAAAGGGGCGTTAAGTGTTAGGGCTATCTGTACCCATGCATTGCTTTCGGGAAATGCATACGAAAGAATTGAAAAGTCTAGGCTTACAGAATTAATCGTAACCGATTCTATTCCGCCTAAACAAGAGAGTGAAAAAGTTAGAGTGTTAAGCTGTGCCGATCTCTTTGCAGATGTAATGCATCGAGTACACCACAATACGTCTATAAGCTCGAAATTTTTAATGTAA
- a CDS encoding site-specific integrase has product MQDLLSILFYIRKSKAKDLELGTIYLRITYSGERAELSTFLKVSLEKWNAKANKLMGSSPTAKEVNRNLDMIKKNVYRAYQEMMDKQQDISALKLRNRYLGKDDSRKDILNVFDEHNSRMAKLVGKDYTARTLQRYKTTKSHVSNFNKATYSSIDYLVKDIDVKYINHFIYYLKTTVDLSHNSAMKYLSYFKKIIRICHANGWIEKDPFYNFKLRTHEIEKEFLTKQELNKLIDKELSNQRLEQVRDVFIFSCFTGLAYIDVTKLTHDDIILGIDGEQWIKVKRTKTGTISNIPLLPAARNIIAKYYSKKQQGSPLLPMSSNQKTNNYLKEIANLCEINKNLTFHIARHTFATTVTLSNGVPIESVSKMLGHKSLKTTQHYAKIVDRKLSDDVQKLKKVFNEKVNFKDTKSF; this is encoded by the coding sequence ATGCAAGACTTATTATCTATCCTATTTTATATTAGAAAGAGCAAAGCAAAAGACTTAGAGCTTGGAACCATTTATTTACGTATTACTTATAGTGGAGAGCGTGCCGAACTAAGCACCTTTTTAAAGGTGAGTTTGGAGAAATGGAATGCTAAGGCCAATAAACTCATGGGCTCTTCTCCTACTGCTAAGGAGGTAAATAGAAACCTGGATATGATTAAAAAAAATGTATATCGGGCTTATCAGGAAATGATGGACAAGCAACAAGATATATCAGCCCTAAAACTTCGCAACCGGTATTTAGGAAAAGATGATTCCAGAAAAGACATCCTTAATGTATTTGATGAACACAACTCAAGAATGGCAAAACTGGTCGGTAAAGATTATACTGCCAGAACCCTTCAGCGCTATAAAACAACAAAAAGTCATGTATCCAATTTCAATAAAGCTACTTATTCTTCCATAGATTATTTAGTAAAAGACATTGATGTAAAATATATCAACCACTTTATTTATTACTTAAAGACTACTGTCGACCTTTCCCATAACTCAGCTATGAAATATCTATCGTATTTCAAAAAAATAATTCGTATTTGTCATGCAAACGGATGGATAGAAAAAGATCCTTTTTATAATTTCAAACTACGAACACATGAAATAGAGAAAGAGTTCTTAACTAAGCAAGAATTGAATAAACTTATTGATAAAGAATTATCAAATCAACGGCTAGAACAAGTTCGGGATGTATTCATTTTTTCTTGCTTTACCGGCCTCGCATATATTGATGTCACCAAATTGACTCATGATGATATTATTTTAGGTATTGACGGCGAACAATGGATTAAGGTGAAGCGTACCAAAACCGGAACTATCAGTAATATCCCTTTGCTCCCAGCAGCCAGAAATATCATCGCTAAATATTACAGTAAAAAGCAACAGGGATCACCTCTGCTTCCCATGTCAAGTAATCAAAAAACCAATAATTACTTGAAAGAGATTGCAAATCTTTGTGAAATCAACAAAAACCTTACCTTTCACATTGCTCGACATACCTTTGCCACTACAGTAACTCTTTCCAATGGAGTACCTATTGAATCTGTCAGCAAAATGCTTGGACATAAATCTTTAAAAACTACCCAGCACTATGCTAAAATAGTTGACCGTAAGCTAAGTGATGATGTTCAGAAATTGAAAAAGGTTTTTAATGAAAAAGTAAATTTTAAGGACACAAAATCGTTTTAA
- a CDS encoding 50S ribosomal protein L25/general stress protein Ctc produces MKSITIKGSQRESVGKVATKALRNAGQVPCVLYGGEKPLHFSADDVAFKDLVYTPNAHTVVISLENGDKYNAILQDIQFHPVSDAILHIDFYQLFDDKEVTMEIPVRKVGNSPGVIAGGVLRMNQRKLKVKAVPANLPDYIDADVSKLEIGNKLYVTQVGNDDYKIMHPDNTVVCQVRVSRAAMKAAQDAAKEEKAAVKKPAAE; encoded by the coding sequence ATGAAGTCAATTACAATTAAAGGATCTCAAAGAGAAAGCGTGGGCAAAGTAGCTACTAAAGCCTTACGTAATGCTGGACAGGTACCTTGCGTATTATACGGAGGGGAAAAACCATTACACTTTTCAGCTGATGATGTAGCATTTAAAGACTTGGTGTACACTCCAAATGCGCACACTGTAGTTATTTCATTAGAAAATGGTGATAAGTACAATGCAATTTTGCAAGACATTCAATTTCACCCAGTTTCTGATGCTATTCTACACATCGATTTCTATCAGTTATTTGATGATAAAGAAGTAACGATGGAAATTCCTGTAAGAAAGGTTGGAAACTCTCCAGGGGTTATTGCTGGGGGTGTTTTACGTATGAACCAACGTAAACTTAAGGTAAAAGCAGTTCCTGCTAACTTGCCAGATTATATCGATGCCGATGTTTCTAAACTGGAAATTGGTAATAAATTATACGTTACGCAAGTGGGTAACGACGATTACAAAATTATGCACCCAGACAACACAGTAGTTTGTCAAGTAAGAGTATCTCGTGCTGCTATGAAAGCTGCTCAAGATGCTGCCAAAGAAGAAAAAGCTGCGGTTAAGAAACCAGCTGCAGAATAA
- a CDS encoding helix-turn-helix transcriptional regulator — MDNIKLQEKLDRIESLLLGSKKVLTLEEACDYTGISRSYLYKLTSAGIIPHSKPNGKMIFFDIDRLNAWLLRNGRKSQGEIKNQALDYVLKKP, encoded by the coding sequence ATGGACAACATTAAATTACAAGAGAAACTCGACAGGATTGAAAGCCTTCTGTTGGGCTCGAAAAAAGTACTCACCTTGGAAGAGGCCTGTGATTACACGGGTATATCAAGGAGCTATCTCTACAAACTGACCTCTGCAGGGATCATTCCCCATAGCAAGCCCAATGGAAAAATGATATTCTTCGATATCGACCGTCTTAACGCATGGCTGTTAAGGAATGGCCGCAAATCACAAGGTGAGATCAAAAACCAGGCACTGGATTATGTACTGAAGAAACCATAG
- a CDS encoding GIY-YIG nuclease family protein: MITVYAISSTTRNYIYVGMTSNLEERLKRHNNGREKTTKPYLPFKLIFSEICKDRKEGRQREKYWKSGVGKEYLRTLRDSNT, from the coding sequence ATGATTACTGTATATGCAATATCGAGCACGACTAGAAATTACATATACGTTGGAATGACCAGCAATCTGGAAGAAAGATTAAAACGGCATAATAACGGCAGAGAAAAAACAACTAAACCTTATCTTCCGTTTAAATTAATTTTTTCCGAGATTTGCAAAGACAGAAAAGAAGGTCGACAAAGAGAGAAATATTGGAAATCTGGAGTTGGTAAAGAGTATCTTAGAACTCTCAGAGATTCAAACACATAA
- a CDS encoding relaxase/mobilization nuclease domain-containing protein: MIGKGMAIAHTRASMQYGMDQEKDAEIVYRAHLAGETPSEVTKEFKIVQDTNARCQKNTLSFVLSPTVEDGKKLNAKQLGELTGRFVKQMKLQEHQAMAFVHRDKTHLHIHLYVNRIGFDGKAYNDSYIGKQSQLAAEKVAKEMQLTTAREVQREKQQSLLYTRAVIKEHHQRALLEKPGTIDRYIKLMEKNGVKVISVINKSNQLQGFRFAHGPQYLKGSAVHRDMSASKILQAIAQNRENGPRLSKESTLKIMSQAVTLHPNLAASLAKKVVKHVIKKAIDTGIGIGY, encoded by the coding sequence ATGATAGGGAAAGGAATGGCCATAGCGCACACGAGGGCTTCCATGCAGTATGGGATGGACCAGGAAAAGGATGCAGAAATTGTCTATAGGGCACACTTGGCCGGGGAAACCCCATCGGAAGTGACCAAGGAGTTCAAGATCGTACAGGATACCAATGCCCGTTGCCAGAAGAACACCCTGAGTTTTGTACTGAGCCCTACCGTGGAAGATGGCAAGAAACTAAACGCAAAACAATTGGGGGAGCTCACCGGTAGGTTCGTAAAACAGATGAAACTGCAGGAGCACCAAGCGATGGCTTTTGTGCACCGGGATAAAACCCACCTCCATATCCATTTGTACGTGAACCGCATTGGGTTTGATGGAAAGGCGTACAATGACAGTTATATCGGAAAGCAAAGTCAACTGGCCGCTGAAAAAGTGGCCAAGGAAATGCAGTTGACAACGGCAAGGGAGGTGCAACGGGAAAAACAACAGTCCCTGTTATATACCCGTGCGGTCATCAAAGAGCACCATCAAAGGGCACTGTTGGAAAAGCCGGGGACAATCGACAGGTACATCAAACTGATGGAAAAGAACGGAGTGAAAGTGATCTCCGTAATCAATAAATCCAATCAACTGCAGGGGTTCCGGTTTGCCCATGGGCCGCAGTACTTAAAAGGGAGTGCGGTGCACAGGGATATGTCCGCCAGTAAAATATTGCAGGCCATTGCCCAGAACAGGGAAAATGGGCCCAGACTATCCAAGGAAAGCACCCTTAAAATAATGAGCCAAGCGGTAACCCTACATCCCAACCTGGCGGCTTCCCTGGCCAAAAAGGTAGTGAAACATGTGATTAAAAAAGCGATCGATACGGGGATCGGGATCGGTTATTAA
- the pth gene encoding aminoacyl-tRNA hydrolase, with translation MKSFFKNLFSKDKDDIDPMKKFLVAGLGNIGNEYANTRHNIGFKILDFFAEREAFSFETNKLGATATYKFKGRTFILLKPSTYMNLSGKAVKYWMTKEKIAPENLLVITDDINLPFGTIRLKTKGSDGGHNGLKDIQQQLGTTVYNRFRFGVGADFSKGKQVDYVLGEWSDEENGKMKERLERSVELIKSFGTAGVNNTMNTFNNT, from the coding sequence ATGAAATCCTTTTTTAAAAATCTCTTTTCAAAAGACAAAGACGATATAGATCCAATGAAGAAGTTTTTAGTAGCAGGCCTTGGCAATATTGGTAACGAATACGCAAATACAAGGCATAATATTGGTTTTAAGATTCTCGATTTTTTTGCTGAAAGGGAAGCATTTTCTTTCGAAACAAATAAATTGGGGGCTACCGCTACTTATAAATTTAAAGGTCGGACTTTTATTTTGCTGAAGCCCAGTACTTATATGAATTTGAGTGGAAAAGCCGTAAAATATTGGATGACCAAAGAAAAGATTGCGCCTGAAAATCTTTTGGTAATTACCGATGATATTAACCTTCCATTCGGGACCATTCGCCTAAAGACCAAAGGTAGCGATGGAGGTCACAATGGATTAAAGGATATTCAGCAGCAATTAGGCACCACCGTTTACAACCGTTTTCGTTTTGGTGTTGGTGCCGATTTTTCCAAAGGGAAACAGGTAGATTATGTGCTTGGGGAGTGGAGCGATGAAGAGAATGGTAAAATGAAAGAACGATTGGAGCGTTCTGTAGAACTCATTAAATCATTCGGAACCGCTGGAGTCAATAACACCATGAACACCTTCAACAATACTTAG
- a CDS encoding DUF6730 family protein: protein MAKLEEITALLTEEIEGFNTSVTKLEKLSKNLKEVKVKADASRIEYLLETHLKRLERFEATQEKNTKELLNSLNRSRLFPKWSVAIGSFFVVLLLVLGFTTLSYRHKNRELKYNVIRLENHYLDFLKEHPKIEEQYLNWANPKENQAK, encoded by the coding sequence ATGGCAAAATTGGAAGAAATAACAGCGTTGCTGACAGAAGAGATAGAAGGGTTTAATACATCGGTGACCAAATTGGAAAAACTTTCCAAGAACCTCAAGGAAGTTAAGGTAAAAGCAGACGCCTCACGTATCGAGTACCTTTTGGAAACCCATCTAAAAAGGCTGGAGCGGTTTGAAGCAACACAGGAAAAGAATACCAAGGAACTGCTCAACAGTCTTAACAGGTCACGTTTGTTCCCGAAATGGTCGGTAGCGATTGGGTCATTCTTCGTGGTACTGCTATTGGTACTGGGTTTTACCACACTTAGCTATCGCCATAAAAATAGGGAACTCAAATACAATGTTATACGACTGGAAAATCACTATCTAGATTTTTTAAAAGAACATCCTAAAATAGAAGAACAATATCTGAATTGGGCGAACCCGAAAGAAAACCAAGCCAAATAG
- a CDS encoding toprim domain-containing protein, which yields MKKERTNKLSCEKARSVCTVQALAKLGHFPTRQTEKEAWFLSPFRSETQASFKVSLTLNRWYDHGAGIGGNVIDLVCLIKQCPVKKALMFLGNETLFFSFQQRPSSKKGPGIEVMDVRPITHPALIGYLRSRKIKPAVARLYAEEVHFRLKGKNYFAIGLKNISSGYELRNKFFKGSVSPKDITFVKNQCTNLVVCEGMFDLLTLASHCRNLSKGADILVLNSVAFVKKVPGYLKDYEHVELYLDRDSAGKKATEFLLASHSKAVDRSVLYSGFKDINAWWTGKPDG from the coding sequence ATGAAAAAAGAGAGAACCAACAAACTATCGTGTGAAAAAGCCCGTAGTGTTTGCACCGTGCAGGCACTCGCAAAACTAGGGCATTTCCCCACCCGACAAACGGAGAAAGAAGCTTGGTTTCTGAGCCCCTTCCGGTCAGAAACACAAGCCTCTTTCAAGGTATCCCTGACACTGAACCGATGGTACGACCATGGTGCCGGTATAGGCGGCAATGTGATCGACCTGGTCTGCCTGATAAAACAATGTCCGGTAAAAAAGGCCTTGATGTTTTTGGGCAATGAAACTTTGTTTTTTTCTTTTCAGCAGCGGCCCAGTTCAAAAAAGGGACCAGGTATAGAGGTTATGGATGTAAGGCCCATCACGCACCCTGCCCTGATCGGTTATTTAAGGTCACGGAAAATTAAACCTGCAGTGGCAAGGTTATATGCCGAAGAAGTACATTTCAGGTTGAAAGGCAAAAACTATTTTGCCATCGGACTTAAAAATATATCCAGTGGTTATGAGCTCAGGAACAAATTCTTTAAAGGCAGTGTTTCTCCTAAGGATATAACTTTTGTAAAGAATCAATGCACTAACCTGGTTGTGTGCGAAGGTATGTTCGACCTGCTCACACTTGCAAGTCATTGCCGCAACCTTTCCAAAGGAGCAGATATACTTGTCCTAAACTCCGTGGCGTTTGTAAAAAAGGTTCCCGGTTATTTGAAAGACTATGAACATGTGGAACTTTATTTGGATCGGGACAGTGCGGGTAAAAAGGCTACGGAATTTTTACTGGCTTCCCATTCAAAAGCCGTGGATAGGTCGGTATTGTATTCGGGTTTTAAGGATATAAACGCATGGTGGACGGGAAAACCGGATGGGTAA
- a CDS encoding primase-helicase family protein, with protein MKKIPYRRIGTTYWKDIERPLISGDSISIMVRWNKETIITDHGKSYLSKIPKLDGFCCIPEHIGYEQVVGNSYNTYHELPMAPKKGKCPVSIGFVRHIFGEQAELGMDYLKIIYENPSQILPILCLVSKERGTGKSTFIKWLKAIFGQNMTYIKGDSFSSQFNADWVSKVIVAVDEVFFDKKEITERLKYLSTTDKDKIEAKGKDREEVEFFGKFILCSNNEDTFILIDSNEIRFWVRKVPPFDTEDTEYLHKLISEIPAFLQLLRDRSFASEKKTRMWFTPEQIKTRALKKLVWLNNNAVEREMVHLLYEMFEATGVDELRVTPREIVSNLGKVRRKNFEPNDIRRILKNKWGLTPSDNSNSYQGYEYTSYGEFVQISRVGRYFAVERKKIYGIFDEMMN; from the coding sequence ATGAAAAAGATACCGTACAGACGCATCGGCACCACGTATTGGAAAGATATCGAGAGACCCCTTATATCTGGGGACTCCATTTCCATCATGGTCCGTTGGAACAAGGAAACGATCATTACAGACCACGGGAAGTCCTATCTTTCCAAGATCCCAAAACTCGACGGGTTCTGCTGTATCCCTGAGCATATAGGGTACGAGCAAGTGGTCGGTAATTCCTATAACACCTACCACGAGCTGCCCATGGCACCCAAGAAGGGAAAATGCCCCGTTTCCATTGGGTTTGTGAGGCACATCTTCGGGGAACAGGCCGAACTCGGCATGGATTACCTTAAGATAATCTATGAGAACCCCTCACAGATACTGCCCATCCTATGTTTGGTCAGCAAAGAGCGCGGCACCGGGAAAAGCACCTTTATCAAATGGCTCAAGGCCATCTTTGGCCAGAACATGACCTATATCAAAGGGGACAGCTTTTCCTCACAGTTCAATGCCGATTGGGTTTCGAAGGTGATAGTTGCGGTGGACGAGGTGTTCTTCGATAAAAAAGAGATCACCGAACGGCTTAAATATTTGAGCACCACAGATAAGGACAAAATAGAGGCCAAGGGCAAGGACCGGGAAGAGGTCGAATTTTTCGGGAAATTCATTCTCTGTAGCAATAACGAGGATACGTTCATTCTGATAGATTCCAATGAAATCCGCTTTTGGGTAAGGAAGGTGCCCCCTTTCGATACCGAGGACACCGAATACCTGCACAAGCTCATTTCTGAAATACCCGCCTTTCTGCAGTTACTTCGGGACCGTTCCTTCGCCTCTGAAAAGAAAACACGGATGTGGTTCACCCCGGAACAGATCAAGACCAGGGCGCTAAAGAAACTGGTCTGGCTGAACAACAATGCGGTCGAGAGGGAAATGGTGCACCTGCTCTACGAAATGTTCGAGGCTACCGGTGTAGATGAGCTCAGGGTCACCCCAAGGGAAATCGTTTCGAACCTGGGCAAGGTGCGCCGTAAAAACTTCGAACCGAACGACATCCGGAGAATACTGAAAAACAAATGGGGGCTTACCCCTTCAGACAATTCAAATTCCTATCAGGGGTACGAGTATACCAGTTATGGTGAGTTTGTCCAGATCAGCCGTGTCGGAAGATATTTTGCTGTTGAAAGAAAAAAGATTTATGGAATTTTTGATGAAATGATGAATTAA
- the mbpA gene encoding mobilization protein MbpA — protein sequence MAKARVNIKSTFVKFRCTRFEKRLLQVKAKRANLSLSSYCRMAAMDDKIIERFTEEQIEVYKALVQYHHHFKRIGNMFKKRDPKLTEEVYLLADEIKDHLQNFKK from the coding sequence ATGGCAAAAGCCAGAGTCAACATAAAATCCACTTTCGTCAAATTCCGGTGTACCCGGTTTGAAAAAAGACTGTTGCAGGTCAAGGCAAAAAGGGCCAACCTCAGTTTGAGTTCCTATTGCCGCATGGCGGCCATGGATGATAAGATCATTGAACGGTTTACCGAGGAGCAGATCGAGGTCTATAAGGCCCTTGTTCAGTACCACCACCATTTTAAGCGCATTGGGAACATGTTCAAAAAAAGGGACCCCAAGCTGACCGAAGAAGTGTACCTACTTGCTGACGAAATCAAGGACCACTTACAAAACTTTAAAAAATGA